The proteins below are encoded in one region of Fulvia fulva chromosome 9, complete sequence:
- a CDS encoding Alpha-L-rhamnosidase rgxB yields MERLLTRLLALGQAPLLPTAASTAASALSTAASPPDIPENHWTPDRPDPYVCEYLGLNGCWAPSQPGDGTPYMHDGNWPKRSKTCTVEASGNPTADDAPAILKAFADCKEDGHIIFENTTYYIGTVMNTTGLRDVDIEVRGTLLWDTNIPYWLANSLPIGFQNQTSAWHLGGERIHFYGHGYGTLDGNGQAWYDFNQGISNRHGRPHAILIEKTKDSVIEGLRFIKSQMWTMTVARSERVLLQDIYVNNTSEDRDFRSNVNTDGVDTVYTDSITFLRWTIDNGDDGISMKQNSTNIYIADCDIYHGTGLAMGSIGQYPGQIEIMENITAENIRCYNTAYGARVKTWTGVPKGEPPNGGGGGLGHAKNITFRDFTLDNVNLAWAISQCTSYNGERGDCGTSKFKVEDMNWGNANGTLRGDRVATLWCSEAAPCTGINLFNNTLWALDQNIPSFSYLCEGVESTENFNCTHQCNGDCPK; encoded by the exons ATGGAAAGACTACTCACAAGACTACTTGCTCTCGGGCAAGCGCCGCTTCTCCCCACT GCAGCGTCTACAGCCGCTTCGGCCTTGTCCACAGCAGCCTCGCCACCAGACATCCCGGAGAACCACTGGACACCTGACAGACCCGATCCATATGTTTGCGAGTATCTCGGCTTGAACGGCTGCTGGGCACCGTCTCAGCCTGGTGATGGCACGCCATACATGCACGATGGCAACTGGCCGAAGAGATCCAAGACATGCACCGTAGAGGCAAGTGGCAACCCCACTGCAGACGACGCGCCAGCGATCCTAAAGGCCTTTGCCGACTGCAAAGAAGATGGCCATATCATCTTCGAAAACACCACTTACTACATCGGCACAGTCATGAACACTACCGGACTGCGCGACGTTGACATCGAAGTTCGCGGAACATTACTATGGGACACCAACATTCCATACTGGCTGGCAAACTCGTTACCGATTGGCTTCCAGAACCAGACTTCCGCTTGGCATCTCGGTGGCGAACGCATACACTTCTATGGACACGGCTACGGCACACTGGATGGCAATGGCCAAGCTTGGTATGACTTCAACCAAGGTATCTCGAACCGCCATGGTCGACCGCATGCGATTTTGATTGAGAAGACGAAGGATAGTGTGATTGAAGGTCTGCGCTTCATCAAGTCGCAGATGTGGACCATGACTGTGGCTCGGTCGGAACGAGTTCTTTTGCAGGACATTTAT GTCAACAATACAAGCGAAGATCGTGACTTCAGATCAAATGTCAATACCG ACGGCGTCGACACCGTCTACACTGACAGCATCACCTTCCTCCGCTGGACCATCGACAACGGCGACGACGGCATCTCCATGAAACAAAACAGCACAAACATCTACATCGCCGATTGCGACATCTATCATGGTACAGGTCTCGCAATGGGAAGTATTGGCCAATATCCTGGCCAAATCGAAATCATGGAAAACATCACCGCTGAGAACATTCGCTGCTACAACACCGCTTACGGAGCGCGAGTGAAGACCTGGACTGGTGTGCCGAAAGGCGAGCCACCGAATGGCGGAGGTGGTGGTCTAGGCCATGCCAAGAATATCACGTTCCGCGACTTCACCCTTGATAATGTTAATCTTGCGTGGGCGATTTCGCAATGCACGAGCTATAATGGTGAACGCGGTGATTGTGGGACGAGCAAGTTCAAA GTTGAAGACATGAACTGGGGCAACGCCAACGGCACTCTGAGAGGCGATCGGGTCGCAACACTATGGTGCTCCGAGGCGGCACCATGCACTGGTATCAACCTCTTCAACAACACGCTATGGGCACTGGACCAGAACATTCCTTCGTTCTCGTACTTGTGTGAAGGTGTCGAGAGCACGGAGAACTTCAATTGCACGCATCAGTGCAATGGCGATTGTCCCAAGTAG